The sequence GCTAATGCTATTGATCCATCTAACCCGAAATGGGCATCAAAGCGAAGCCTGTGTCATGCGCATGTGGATAGACGCGTGCATGCTTTGTACGATGCTGAAGAATGCATTAGACTCGAGCCACAAATCCCCGCCCCCCACGATGGAGATGCTGATGCTGCATATACGCTAGCAGAGGTATGAAATGTGATCATCAGACTCCATATCTACATAGTGATATCAATCCATCATCTAACAAGTAATGTTTGTGATTGTGAAGAAGTTCTTCATTACTGGCCTTGCCTTCACGTTGGAACCTTACGACAAAGCTATTAATGATGAATTTAGGTAACTATactaattttttcattattgcattttctatttttacCAAAATATACAATTTTGTAACTATATATGTTTTGGTTTTTGGTGGCAGAACTGTTTCCTTTGATTACTTTGCTTGGTTGTATCTGATGAGCAGCCCGGAGGAGATTGTGAGTTTTACCGGAAAGTCATGACAATGTACAAGTTCCCCATTTTAAACATTGGTTCCAAAACAAGATTGAATTTCCAAAAATTTATTTCTTGAAATCAAAATTGTTCCTTTAGTGCGTTTTTCATTTCCAATGATACATGGCTCGAGTTGGCTCAGCGAATCACGTTGTGAATGCTTTGAGACTATCAATGGCCCCCCAACCCCCTCCTCCCTCGGCCTTCAACCTCCttctcaaaaaaattataaaattatctatattaatagaaaaagagcctaatgCATTTTAAGGCACAATTTGTGAATTGTCTATTTTGCctctattacatattttattttaaggttattttacatattttatttataagaatatattaattcattagatattacacttaatctatatgatatatatctatagctattgataaggcttataaataaatatatccattcaataaattatctaataaaaataataaattaataaattttttaaaataatagattatcaaataaaataacattaattacgcGTACAAAtgtacgttctttctgctagttaaataaaaagtaaaaatcgAGAAATTGCATGACTAGGCTAGTTGACATGCCTTCAAGTCATAGAAGGTTTAAGGTTATGGTGTATTCATTGGTCCCATTTGTGCCACATgtcttatttttatagaataataatgtatagaaaaataatgattttatTATGGAAGAGTTGGTGTCCTCCTCAAAAAAAGAAGATTAAGTTGGTGTCATTATAAAAGTAGAATTATAGGTTGTGTATTATggaagtagaaaaataaatattttattaaaattatttttaagtaatttttttaCAATCATAATAtaattagttattattattagtatttttttctaCAATTATTTTTTGTAGCGGTAGCCGGTTGGGAATATGAAACCTGAAATGCATATGCTACATAGAAAGAGTGAAACGTACGGATGCGAGAACGGCATAAGAGCTTTGAATTTAAAAACCAAACAGATGCCATCTCCAGCCGTACACCGGCAGCAGATGCCATCTCCGTCAATCTCAGCTAAGCCACGATCGCCTTTCtattcatcttcatcttctacTTAGGGCTTCTGATTTTGAGAAATTTTGCTCTTTGGTCGTATTAAATGCGACAAGCCAAATTATTCTGTAAAGTAAACCGCATGCTTTATGAAGACACAATCTATAAATAAGATGGAAGTTTCTCACATATTCTACAACTCAAACCCCATGGCCATGGATTCTACTTCTGAAATTGGTGTGTTTTTTACTATACCCCTTCTGTTTTACTTTCTTCAACCATATTTTTGCACGCTTCATTCGTATTTGCCTTTTGAATTATTTCGAGCACTCATTTTCCAGCTGCTGAAAATGGCAGGTGCACTGATAATTGAGGCTGCTGCTACTGGAGACCTCCCAACACTTTGGAGTGACGTCTTATTTCTTGTTATTTCTCCGTCtttgttttcttgattttttcaaTGTCTAATTCTgacattttcatttttgttgcGTGATCACAGAGATCAAAAAGAAGGTTGATGATGACCAACAGTTCCGGAGAATATGTGATGAATATAGCGACTTCTCCACTGGCCGGAATGTGTTGCATCACGCGGCTGAAGTCGGACATTTTGATATTTGCAGATTCTTGATTAAGATCGTCAAAGTTTATATTAATGCCTGGACTTACAAGagttctctctccctctctcccatGATTTTGCTTGCGATActtaatttagaattttttcCGTTGTGACTCAAAGTTGTTATAACACTGTTGATGCCTCGACTTACAGgggttctctctctttctctgcttcttcttcttgcgATACTTTGATACTTTTATTAATTCGTTATTATTCTTTTATTGTTTGTTCTGGGGTTTGTTTTCTTTGTGATTCCAAGTTGTATACCaatcttttaaatattttttcaagtttaattaattattcctCCCTTTGTTAATCTTGGTACTAACTCTATAACTGCTTCAGGGGATACTCCTCTGATAGAAGCTGCTAAAGGGGAACATGTTAAACTTGTGGAGTATCTCATCAAGCAAGGTGCTTCAATTAGTTCAGGGAATTCAAAGGGATACACTGCATTGCATTATGCAGTTCTAAAAGGTCGGTGGTTTTGCAGGTTGCTTGTGCTAGTTTTTTATGTAGAAGATTGTAATGTTGTGAAAGACTTTGCTAATGCTAATTGCTTGGTTTTGTTTCAGATAACAGGGAGCTTATGAAATTGTTGGTGATAAAAGGTGCTCGTATAGATGCAGATTCTATGGAGGGAACACCTTTACAAATTGCATCATCTCGTGGAAATGTTGAGATTGTGAAGTTTCTGTTGTCTCATGACGCTATGGTGGGTAAACACAACCTTGTGTTGCACTGTTTGCAAATGAAAGTTTTTCTTATGAAAAATCTTGTCTAAATTATTGTTTGTTTTTGTCATGGCGTTACTTGTCGTATTAGGACATCGATTTTTGTTTCTTTCAATAACTTTAACTGATTTCAATTGGGGTTTGgtgaaaaattatttataaatcaaTACTATCTTAAATAGTTAAAAGTTTTGAATGTGGAAAAGAGTTTAACTAGTTTGGCATGTCAATTGCTACTGTATCCAGTCATAATGATATAATCTCGTGAGACTGATGTACTATTGGAAGCACATATTTCTTTTGATTAATTTGTTTGCTACTTTCTATTTTGCAGCCAAATTTAGGTTATTTAGTTTGGGAGTCCCCTCTTGTATGTGCAATCAAATCTCACTCATTTGAATGCATGGATGCGCTGCTTAAGGTATATTTGGTGAAATGGAGATACCCGTCATGTCTAATTCGTTGTTTGAGTTTGACGTCTGTTTTGAGATTGGGGGTTATTAGCCCCATTATGTATTTCAACATTTTTATTACTTGAGCAATCTTCCTACAGTCCTACCATCGATGCATCTATTTCAACATTTTTATTACTCGAATGGATATTACTCATTCTTGTACTTTGGTTCTTTAGTTATTGAAAGATTCACTCGAAGAAGTTCTATTTCATCTCTTTAGTTGTAGTTACTTCAATTTGTCTTGTTTTTGCCACCGTTTCATTTCATTAGTATCTGGTTCAGGTATAGTTATCATCTTCAATTATATATCTGATAACTTATTCAGTTTTGGACACACTGAATTGCTTTTCATGGGTTAAGTCCTTTCTCATTGCAGGTTCATCGTAACCACGCTAGTTATTTCATTGGGTTTAGTCCTTTGTCATATGCAGCAAAAGAAGGCAACGCAAGATTTCTTAAGTCTTTGCTTGATGCTGGAGCAGATCCAAATTCACCTTTCACAGTTAATCTCtatgtttctcttttctttACTGTGTCTACATATGtctatgatattttattttcagtctGTCTCTTGTTGCCGACATCCTACACCACATCAATCTATCAAACCAATTCATTGTCGTCTAATCTTTTTGCCATTTGATGAGCGAGCTTGTAACTCCTCTCTTTTCTGGTTGAATCATAAAGAATATAAATTTGGTGCATATAGTTTTTGAACCTATTGCTCTCTAATGCAATTTCACCTCCTGTTGTTTCCTCTTTTCTGGTTGTATTGATAATGACGACTTCCAGGGTCATGTGAAACCTATTGAGGATGCTGCTTTGGCACATAATCGTGAATGTGTTGAGATTTTGCTTCCAGTGACAGAACCAATAGAACATTATCCAGAATGGACTGTTGATTGCATAATGGAGTACTGTGATTCTGAACTAGCTAAAACAAAGGTCTGAAACCACTTTTTCATTCTCTCTGTCGTCAAGTTTTTGATGGTCCACACTCCACATTATTATACAGTTTAGCAAATCTTTGATTTTCAATTGAATTCTGTGAGATTTTAATATTTacaacttctctctctctctctctcacacacacacacacacgcacattACATATCTTGCAGAGAGAGGATGTTAAGAGTCAGTGCTTGACCAAACTAATTGAGGCAGCGGAAACTGCAATGGACCATAAGAATTACCCTTATGCAGTTGTACATTTTACAGAGGTAAGTTTTCCTACACTTTGTTCCTAGTGAAGTTGATCATGCAACACCCTGGCCTATGCGTAGTAAGATCTGTGATTGTGATGAGTAGGCTAAAATTCTTGATCCATCTAACCCAAAATGGGCATCAAAGCGGAGCGTGCTGCATGCACACGCGGATAGACGCCTTCTTGCTTTGTATGATGCTGAGGAATGCGTTAGACTCGAGCCACGCTTCCCCGACCCTCACCACGGAGAAGGCACCGATGCTGCAGCTCAGATATTCAAGGTATGATCATCAAATTCCATATCTACATAGGGATTATCAATTCATCATCTAAAAATTTAATGTttatttgtgtttgtgtttgtgaaGTACTTCTTCAATGCAGGCCTTGACTTCATGGTGGattttcacaacaaaaaaaCCGCTGATGCATTTAGGTAACTATacaatattttctttatatgtTCATCTTTAactttataccaaaataaacaatttttgTAACTTTGTTTTGGTTTTTGGTTGCAGAATTGCTTTCTTTGATTACTTTGCTTGGTTGTATATGATGTGCAGCCCGGAGGAGATTTGTGAGTTTTAGCCAAGAGTCATAACATTGGACCATATTCTATACGTTTATTCATGTAACATTGCAAATATTGGTAGCGATTGCAAATAGCAAGAGTCACGTAATTTGTGAAAGCAAATAGtcataacatttttttctctctacaTTCTTGCGATATAAGATTTTCATTTGTAACATGAGATTAAATTATTACTTCTTCCGTCCCATTAAAAATGACTCACTTTTTTTCGGCACAGAAATTAAAGAGAATGTGTAAATgattatattttcaaaaattaattattgtctTTTGTGGAAATGAGCTATCTTTAATGAaacaatttaaaatgaaaaatgagtaaTCTTTAATGGGACAGAAGggatattattatttgtttcCTTTTAATGGGACAAAATGTAATTATATGGTTAAGTTCTACAAGTCAGCGCCTAGATATACTTAgcgaaaataaataattctTATACATATAAAAATGTATAGAAAGTACCAATTTcagaatataaaaatgtataGAAAGTACCAATTTTGAATATGAAGAGACAAAATTGTTCTTATAAAGAAGTTACAACTTACATGTCATACTAAATATTATTCAATGTGAAAGATTTAATCGGGTGAAATGGAATTAATAATTACATCAACACTAATACTTTAACATATCTTtctcaataattaaaattgtcaaaatattcaatcttttttgtAATATTGATGACCTTAGATaagtttttattaatttaagctTTAAAAAGCTTCTTTCAACATATGTTACAGTAACATGCTatgttaataaaattttataaccaATTGAGACATTCGAATAACAATTTGCGACTTgacacatactccctccgtcccacgaatctcgacacgttttcctttttgggccgtcccacgaatcttgacgtGTTTCCTAttttggtaataattattacactctctctcctactttatcacctttattatattcctctctcctactttatcacttttattacattctctctcatactttatcaattttatactttattaattacacacttaagacactaatctacaactccttaattctcgtgccgaacccaaacgtgtcaagactcgcgggatggagggagtataagaatTTCAACGACGAACAATAAATCAGTAGGCAAAGTAAATTCTGAGTAAAGATAATCTAAAATCAATACCAGATaaattatcatgagaaaaagTCGAATACAAACTAACACATGAATCTCTTAATCCATTCTCATCTTATGACTTTAACTTATTTgaatcatataaaaatttaaaaatactttcaaaaGTTTTCAATTTCTCAAATCTATTCTTTAAAGAAGCAATTGACATGTCCACGACAACCAAAAAATATCTAAGTCTAAATAACTTTTCAGCTAACTGATTTTCTTCGCCCTCATTATTcttctcaaaatatttttttctaatcATAGTAACATTTTATTGGAAATATAGGCTCTACATCCATTTCAAGTGCAACACTATTAACTACAGTTATATTTGTTATAAAACCTTCATCTTAATAACAAAGGAACAATTGAGTGTCCTTCACTCTAttgtataattaaaaaaaatagagtttcTTCATTTTCATCTGGAACAATCAACTCTACATTTCACTCTACAATTGAAACTGATTTTTAAACATTACATAATAATAGAAACTAATTTTCAACGTTAGAAAATTTATCCCACATATGATCGACTAATGCATCACGAAGCGTAAAGTGAACCACtttatctttgattttttttttataacatcCAAGAAATTCTTGAAAATGACTTGTCATTGTTTCAACATTTGGAGTTGACACTTCTCTTGTATTTTTAATTGGTGCAGACATGTCACTTTTATTCTCAACAATCATATTGTGCATAATAATGCACGCTTTCATTATATTATGCAAATGTTTCTTTTTTCAGTAGCGGGCTGAATTTGCAACAATTGCAAATTGGCTTTGAAGAACTCCAAATGCACCCTCCACATCTATCCCACACGAGTcatgtctcatttttttttctttttttctttttttttttgcagaacGCAGTTCATAAAAAGTTTGTACAAGTGTGGACCACTTCAGATATATTCCATCAGCTAAATAGTAGCTCACATCATACTTTTTTCTGTGTATCATATAATGTGCGCATAGCGTGATACCTCTAGCAAGGTAACTGAAAAGATGAGATTTTTCCAACACATTAATATCATTATTGAATCTTGGTATACAAAAGAATACATGTCATATCCAAAGGTTATAATCAACAACGATTTCAATAATAATCGTTGGAGATC comes from Salvia miltiorrhiza cultivar Shanhuang (shh) chromosome 3, IMPLAD_Smil_shh, whole genome shotgun sequence and encodes:
- the LOC131016380 gene encoding uncharacterized protein LOC131016380 isoform X3; protein product: MKTQSINKMEVSHIFYNSNPMAMDSTSEIGALIIEAAATGDLPTLWKIKKKVDDDQQFRRICDEYSDFSTGRNVLHHAAEVGHFDICRFLIKIVKVYINAWTYKRDTPLIEAAKGEHVKLVEYLIKQGASISSGNSKGYTALHYAVLKDNRELMKLLVIKGARIDADSMEGTPLQIASSRGNVEIVKFLLSHDAMPNLGYLVWESPLVCAIKSHSFECMDALLKVHRNHASYFIGFSPLSYAAKEGNARFLKSLLDAGADPNSPFTGHVKPIEDAALAHNRECVEILLPVTEPIEHYPEWTVDCIMEYCDSELAKTKREDVKSQCLTKLIEAAETAMDHKNYPYAVVHFTEAKILDPSNPKWASKRSVLHAHADRRLLALYDAEECVRLEPRFPDPHHGEGTDAAAQIFKALTSWWIFTTKKPLMHLARRRFVSFSQES
- the LOC131016380 gene encoding uncharacterized protein LOC131016380 isoform X1; protein product: MKTQSINKMEVSHIFYNSNPMAMDSTSEIGALIIEAAATGDLPTLWKIKKKVDDDQQFRRICDEYSDFSTGRNVLHHAAEVGHFDICRFLIKIVKVYINAWTYKRDTPLIEAAKGEHVKLVEYLIKQGASISSGNSKGYTALHYAVLKDNRELMKLLVIKGARIDADSMEGTPLQIASSRGNVEIVKFLLSHDAMPNLGYLVWESPLVCAIKSHSFECMDALLKVHRNHASYFIGFSPLSYAAKEGNARFLKSLLDAGADPNSPFTGHVKPIEDAALAHNRECVEILLPVTEPIEHYPEWTVDCIMEYCDSELAKTKREDVKSQCLTKLIEAAETAMDHKNYPYAVVHFTEAKILDPSNPKWASKRSVLHAHADRRLLALYDAEECVRLEPRFPDPHHGEGTDAAAQIFKYFFNAGLDFMVDFHNKKTADAFRIAFFDYFAWLYMMCSPEEICEF
- the LOC131016380 gene encoding uncharacterized protein LOC131016380 isoform X4; this translates as MKTQSINKMEVSHIFYNSNPMAMDSTSEIGALIIEAAATGDLPTLWKIKKKVDDDQQFRRICDEYSDFSTGRNVLHHAAEVGHFDICRFLIKIVKVYINAWTYKRDTPLIEAAKGEHVKLVEYLIKQGASISSGNSKGYTALHYAVLKDNRELMKLLVIKGARIDADSMEGTPLQIASSRGNVEIVKFLLSHDAMPNLGYLVWESPLVCAIKSHSFECMDALLKVHRNHASYFIGFSPLSYAAKEGNARFLKSLLDAGADPNSPFTGHVKPIEDAALAHNRECVEILLPVTEPIEHYPEWTVDCIMEYCDSELAKTKREDVKSQCLTKLIEAAETAMDHKNYPYAVVHFTEAKILDPSNPKWASKRSVLHAHADRRLLALYDAEECVRLEPRFPDPHHGEGTDAAAQIFKALTSWWIFTTKKPLMHLELLSLITLLGCI
- the LOC131016380 gene encoding uncharacterized protein LOC131016380 isoform X2, which produces MKTQSINKMEVSHIFYNSNPMAMDSTSEIGALIIEAAATGDLPTLWKIKKKVDDDQQFRRICDEYSDFSTGRNVLHHAAEVGHFDICRFLIKIVKVYINAWTYKRDTPLIEAAKGEHVKLVEYLIKQGASISSGNSKGYTALHYAVLKDNRELMKLLVIKGARIDADSMEGTPLQIASSRGNVEIVKFLLSHDAMPNLGYLVWESPLVCAIKSHSFECMDALLKVHRNHASYFIGFSPLSYAAKEGNARFLKSLLDAGADPNSPFTGHVKPIEDAALAHNRECVEILLPVTEPIEHYPEWTVDCIMEYCDSELAKTKREDVKSQCLTKLIEAAETAMDHKNYPYAVVHFTEAKILDPSNPKWASKRSVLHAHADRRLLALYDAEECVRLEPRFPDPHHGEGTDAAAQIFKYFFNAGLDFMVDFHNKKTADAFSPEEICEF